A single Streptomyces mirabilis DNA region contains:
- a CDS encoding TetR/AcrR family transcriptional regulator gives MDMIAERGLEKLTMAALGREVGMSSGHLLYYFHSKDELLLQTLEWSEGRLGAERGRLLAARGTARERLDAYVDLYVPDGHRDPHWTLWLEVWNRSQNADDDARERQVAIEGAWHRDLVALLAEGVSRGEFRPVDPDRCAARLRALLDGFSIHVAIGLRGTDRERILLHVREFLDESLS, from the coding sequence ATGGACATGATCGCCGAGCGCGGTCTGGAGAAGCTCACCATGGCGGCGCTCGGCCGCGAGGTCGGTATGAGCAGCGGTCATCTCCTCTACTACTTCCACTCCAAGGACGAACTGCTGCTGCAGACCCTGGAGTGGAGCGAGGGGCGGCTCGGCGCCGAGCGCGGCCGGTTGCTCGCCGCGCGGGGCACCGCCCGGGAGCGGCTCGACGCGTACGTCGACCTGTACGTCCCCGACGGCCACCGCGACCCGCACTGGACGCTCTGGCTGGAGGTCTGGAACCGCTCGCAGAACGCCGACGACGACGCCCGCGAGCGGCAGGTCGCCATCGAGGGCGCCTGGCACCGCGACCTGGTCGCGCTGCTCGCCGAGGGTGTCTCGCGCGGCGAGTTCCGGCCGGTCGACCCGGACCGCTGCGCCGCCCGGCTGCGGGCCCTCCTCGACGGCTTCTCCATCCATGTGGCGATCGGACTGCGCGGCACGGACAGAGAGCGGATCCTGCTCCACGTAAGGGAGTTTCTGGACGAATCCCTGAGCTGA
- a CDS encoding branched-chain amino acid aminotransferase: protein MTTPTIELKPSSQPRSAAEREAILANPGFGRHFTDHMVTIKWTEGRGWHDGQLVPYGPLSLDPANMTLHYAQEIFEGLKAYRQPDGSVATFRPDKNARRFQASARRLGMPELPVETFVEACDLLVQQDRAWVPAHGGEESLYLRPFMIATEVGLGVKPANEYLFLVIASPAGAYFAGGVKPVSIWLSEDHVRAVPGGMGDAKTGGNYAASLLAQAEAAAKGCDQVCYLDAVEHKWIEELGGMNLYFVYGDKIITPSLTGSILEGVTRDSLLTVARDLGYTSEEGRVSIDQWQRDAENGTLTEVFACGTAAVITPVGTVKRTGTEWQQSGGEPGEVTLKLREALLDIQRGISVDKHGWMHPLG from the coding sequence ATGACGACGCCCACGATCGAGCTCAAGCCCTCTTCGCAGCCCCGCTCCGCGGCGGAGCGCGAGGCGATCCTCGCCAACCCCGGGTTCGGCCGCCACTTCACCGACCACATGGTGACGATCAAGTGGACCGAGGGCCGCGGCTGGCACGACGGCCAGCTCGTTCCGTACGGCCCGCTCTCCCTCGACCCCGCGAACATGACCCTGCACTACGCGCAGGAGATCTTCGAGGGCCTCAAGGCCTACCGCCAGCCCGACGGCTCCGTCGCCACCTTCCGCCCGGACAAGAACGCCCGGCGCTTCCAGGCCTCCGCCCGCCGGCTCGGCATGCCGGAGCTGCCCGTGGAGACGTTCGTCGAGGCCTGTGACCTGCTGGTCCAGCAGGACCGCGCCTGGGTCCCCGCCCATGGCGGCGAGGAGTCCCTCTACCTGCGTCCGTTCATGATCGCGACCGAGGTCGGCCTGGGTGTGAAGCCCGCCAACGAGTACCTCTTCCTCGTCATCGCGTCCCCCGCGGGCGCGTACTTCGCGGGCGGCGTGAAGCCGGTGTCGATCTGGCTCTCCGAGGACCATGTGCGCGCCGTCCCCGGCGGCATGGGCGACGCCAAGACCGGCGGCAACTACGCGGCCTCCCTCCTCGCCCAGGCCGAGGCCGCGGCGAAGGGCTGCGACCAGGTCTGCTACCTCGACGCGGTCGAGCACAAGTGGATCGAGGAGCTCGGCGGCATGAACCTGTACTTCGTGTACGGGGACAAGATCATCACCCCCTCCCTCACCGGCTCCATCCTGGAGGGCGTCACCCGCGACTCCCTCCTCACCGTCGCCCGCGACCTCGGCTACACCTCCGAGGAGGGCCGCGTCTCCATCGACCAGTGGCAACGCGACGCGGAGAACGGCACCCTGACCGAGGTCTTCGCCTGCGGCACGGCCGCGGTCATCACCCCCGTCGGCACGGTCAAGCGCACCGGCACCGAGTGGCAGCAGTCCGGCGGCGAGCCCGGCGAGGTCACCCTGAAGCTGCGCGAGGCGCTTCTCGACATCCAGCGCGGCATCAGCGTGGACAAGCACGGCTGGATGCACCCGCTGGGCTAG
- a CDS encoding urease subunit alpha, producing MNPYEYAATHGPRAGDRVRLGDSGLTIRVESDAQRYGDEFLAGFGKTARDGLHLKAAAVRETCDVVISNVVVIDAAQGIRKVSIGIREGRICSIGRAGNPDTLDGVDVVVGTGTSIVSGEGLIATAGAVDTHVHLLSPRIMEASLASGVTTIIGQEFGPVWGVGVNSPWALRHAFNAFDAWPVNIGFLGRGSSSDAAPLVEALAEGGASGFKVHEDMGAHTRALDTALRVAEEHDVQVALHSDGLNECLSVEDTLRVLEGRTIHAFHIEGCGGGHVPNVLKMAGVPNVIGSSTNPTLPFGRDAVAEHYGMIVSVHDLKTDLPGDAAMARDRIRAGTMGAEDVLHDLGAIGITSSDAQGMGRAGETVRRTFAMAGKMKAERGAPADADHDNERVLRYMAKLTINPAIAHGLAHEVGSIEVGKLADIVLWRPEFFGAKPQLVLKSGFPAYGVVGDPNAATDTCEPLVLGPQFGAHGATPAEISVAFVAQAALDQGSDLMPTRRRRVAVRGTRGIGPADLRLNSRTGSVDVDQRTGLVTLDGDPLRSEPADSVSLNRLYFL from the coding sequence ATGAATCCCTACGAGTACGCAGCCACCCACGGCCCCCGCGCCGGCGACCGCGTCCGCCTCGGTGACTCCGGGCTGACCATCCGCGTCGAGTCCGACGCCCAGCGCTACGGCGACGAGTTCCTCGCCGGCTTCGGCAAGACCGCCCGCGACGGACTGCACCTCAAGGCCGCCGCCGTCCGCGAGACCTGCGACGTCGTCATCAGCAACGTGGTGGTGATCGACGCGGCCCAGGGGATTCGCAAGGTGTCCATCGGCATCCGCGAGGGGCGGATCTGCTCGATCGGGCGGGCCGGGAACCCCGACACCCTCGACGGCGTCGACGTGGTGGTCGGTACGGGGACGTCGATCGTCTCGGGCGAGGGGCTGATCGCCACCGCCGGAGCCGTCGACACCCACGTGCACCTGCTGTCGCCGCGCATCATGGAGGCCTCGCTCGCCTCCGGCGTCACCACGATCATCGGCCAGGAGTTCGGGCCGGTGTGGGGCGTCGGCGTCAACTCGCCCTGGGCACTGCGCCACGCCTTCAACGCCTTCGACGCCTGGCCGGTCAACATCGGCTTCCTGGGCCGGGGTTCGTCCTCCGACGCCGCCCCCCTCGTCGAGGCCCTGGCCGAGGGCGGGGCGAGCGGCTTCAAGGTCCACGAGGACATGGGCGCCCACACCCGTGCCCTCGACACCGCGCTGCGCGTCGCCGAGGAGCACGACGTCCAGGTCGCCCTGCACAGCGACGGGCTGAACGAATGCCTGTCGGTCGAGGACACCCTGCGCGTCCTCGAAGGCCGGACCATCCACGCCTTCCACATCGAGGGCTGCGGCGGCGGTCACGTACCGAACGTCCTGAAGATGGCGGGAGTCCCGAACGTCATCGGCTCCTCCACCAACCCCACCCTGCCCTTCGGCCGGGACGCGGTCGCCGAGCACTACGGCATGATCGTCTCCGTCCACGACCTGAAGACCGACCTGCCCGGCGACGCGGCCATGGCCCGCGACCGGATCCGCGCCGGGACCATGGGCGCCGAGGACGTGCTGCACGACCTGGGCGCGATCGGGATCACCTCCTCGGACGCCCAGGGCATGGGACGCGCGGGCGAGACCGTACGCCGCACCTTCGCGATGGCCGGAAAGATGAAGGCCGAGCGCGGCGCCCCGGCGGACGCGGACCACGACAACGAGCGCGTCCTGCGCTACATGGCCAAGCTCACCATCAACCCCGCCATCGCGCACGGGCTCGCCCACGAGGTCGGCTCGATCGAGGTCGGCAAGCTCGCCGACATCGTCCTGTGGCGCCCGGAGTTCTTCGGCGCCAAGCCGCAGCTCGTCCTCAAGTCCGGCTTCCCGGCGTACGGCGTAGTCGGCGACCCGAACGCCGCCACCGACACCTGCGAACCCCTCGTCCTGGGGCCCCAGTTCGGGGCGCACGGCGCGACGCCCGCCGAGATCTCGGTCGCCTTCGTCGCCCAGGCCGCGCTCGACCAGGGCAGCGACCTCATGCCGACACGCCGGCGCCGAGTCGCCGTGCGGGGCACCCGCGGGATCGGCCCCGCCGACCTGCGCCTCAACTCCCGTACGGGATCCGTCGACGTCGACCAGCGCACCGGCCTGGTCACCCTCGACGGTGACCCGCTGCGCTCCGAGCCCGCCGACTCGGTCTCCCTCAACCGCCTCTACTTCCTCTGA
- a CDS encoding purple acid phosphatase family protein: protein MDLPDFGIPQQLASRMSMAEQYEYLRTKLTRRRALVSAGAFAAGGLLAGCSSPSGTVTRGSAPGTSVTGQVHGSVVTPFGRHLAFGADPKSQMRVSWQVPLAVRRPYLRVGTHPGQLSRKVEAEVRALHTPGVTGVRLALDQYYVHAALDGLKPGTTYYYGVGHDGFDPASPARRSTVGSFRTAPANPEKFVFTAFGDQGVSSAALANDKVLLRQKPAFHLHAGDICYADGTGRGKKSDGFDPGYWDLFLKQTEPVAKSVPWMVTTGNHDMEAWYSPDGYGGQAARFSLPDSGFDPRTAPGVYSLTYGNVGIVALDANDVSYEIPANQGYTGGKQTKWLDRKLGELRSSAAVDFIVVFFHHCAYSTSAHASDGGVRAAWLPLFSKHQVDLVINGHNHVYERTDAVKKGGVGRSVPVGGSTDPTRDGIVYVTAGGGGKDLYGFPSGVKDSYEGHVGRHESVSSFHWTKSQDQQRETVEWSRVRYAGFSFLSVEAEAGTAPRLKVSALAESGRRIDHFEVRRGR from the coding sequence ATGGACCTTCCCGACTTCGGCATTCCGCAGCAGCTCGCGAGCCGGATGAGCATGGCGGAGCAGTACGAGTACCTGCGTACGAAGCTCACGCGGCGCCGCGCCCTGGTGTCGGCGGGTGCGTTCGCGGCCGGCGGGCTGCTGGCCGGCTGCTCGTCCCCGTCGGGGACGGTGACGCGCGGCTCCGCCCCGGGCACGAGCGTCACCGGGCAGGTGCACGGTTCCGTCGTCACCCCCTTCGGCCGCCACCTCGCCTTCGGCGCCGACCCGAAGAGCCAGATGCGGGTTTCCTGGCAGGTGCCGCTCGCGGTCCGGAGGCCGTATCTGCGGGTGGGCACGCATCCCGGACAGCTGAGCCGGAAGGTCGAGGCCGAGGTCCGCGCCCTGCACACGCCGGGGGTCACGGGCGTACGGCTGGCACTGGACCAGTACTACGTGCACGCGGCCCTGGACGGTCTGAAACCCGGCACGACGTACTACTACGGCGTCGGCCACGACGGCTTCGACCCGGCCTCACCGGCGCGCAGGTCGACCGTCGGCTCCTTCCGCACGGCGCCCGCGAACCCGGAGAAGTTCGTGTTCACCGCCTTCGGCGACCAGGGCGTCAGCTCGGCCGCGCTCGCCAACGACAAGGTGCTGCTGCGCCAGAAGCCCGCCTTCCACCTTCACGCGGGTGACATCTGCTACGCGGACGGGACCGGGCGCGGCAAGAAGTCGGACGGGTTCGACCCCGGGTACTGGGACCTGTTCCTCAAGCAGACCGAGCCGGTGGCGAAGTCGGTGCCGTGGATGGTGACGACCGGCAACCACGACATGGAGGCCTGGTACTCGCCGGACGGCTACGGCGGCCAGGCGGCCCGTTTCTCCCTCCCGGACAGCGGCTTCGACCCCCGGACGGCACCGGGTGTCTACTCCCTCACGTACGGCAACGTCGGCATCGTGGCACTGGACGCGAACGACGTGTCGTACGAGATTCCCGCCAACCAGGGCTACACGGGCGGGAAGCAGACGAAGTGGCTGGACAGGAAGCTGGGCGAGCTGCGCTCCTCGGCGGCGGTGGACTTCATCGTGGTCTTCTTCCACCACTGCGCCTATTCGACGTCCGCGCACGCCTCCGACGGCGGGGTGCGCGCGGCGTGGCTGCCGCTGTTCAGCAAGCACCAGGTGGACCTGGTGATCAACGGGCACAACCACGTGTACGAGCGGACGGACGCCGTCAAGAAGGGCGGGGTGGGCCGTTCGGTGCCGGTGGGCGGCTCGACGGATCCGACGCGGGACGGGATCGTCTACGTCACCGCGGGCGGCGGCGGCAAGGATCTGTACGGCTTCCCGTCGGGCGTGAAGGACAGCTACGAGGGGCACGTCGGCCGCCACGAGTCCGTGAGCAGCTTCCACTGGACCAAGTCGCAGGACCAGCAGCGGGAGACGGTGGAGTGGTCCCGGGTGCGGTACGCCGGCTTCTCCTTCCTCTCGGTGGAGGCGGAGGCGGGCACGGCGCCCCGGCTCAAGGTGTCGGCGCTCGCGGAGAGCGGCAGGCGCATCGACCACTTCGAGGTGCGGCGCGGTCGCTGA
- a CDS encoding cytosine permease, producing MPIEQRGVDTIPDEERTSGPGDLVSILLGSNLCLGVIIFGWLPPSFGLDWWSSVSAIVAGTVIGTALTAPLALVSLRTATNLSTSSGAQFGVRGRLVGSVVGLLLALGYTALTVWIGGDVMVSVLGRLFGLPANGLSYAVVYAVLAAATVAGAVYGYRVLLAMSRVLAVGMTALLALGVLAYAPHFTTAALPQTGGYLLGSFWPTWLLAAVAAGLSGPIAFITLLGDYTRYISPSRHSSRTVLHATWLGLIAGLLVPQLFGTFTAYAARAALDYAGPLVSASPTWYLVPLLLAASAGSVGNAGLMLYSMGLDLDAILPKASRARATLTVAVVATVCVFVGHYAWNAQSAMTSFVLLLTAIGTPWAVITLIGFARCRGIYDPDALQVFNRRSRGGIYWYRAGWNVQATVAWALGAFAGLLAVSLPSYQGPLLSLTGGVDCSFVLSGLVGGLVYVALSPKRASHRVEAGQELARAESGL from the coding sequence ATGCCGATCGAACAGCGCGGAGTCGACACCATCCCCGACGAGGAACGAACCAGCGGGCCGGGGGACCTCGTCTCGATCCTGCTGGGATCGAACCTGTGTCTGGGCGTGATCATCTTCGGCTGGCTGCCACCCTCCTTCGGGCTCGACTGGTGGTCGTCGGTGAGCGCGATCGTGGCGGGCACGGTGATCGGCACGGCGCTCACCGCGCCGCTCGCGCTGGTGTCCCTGCGCACGGCGACGAACCTCTCCACCTCCTCCGGCGCCCAGTTCGGCGTGCGCGGACGGCTGGTCGGCTCGGTCGTCGGGCTGCTGCTCGCCCTCGGCTACACCGCCCTGACCGTCTGGATCGGCGGCGATGTGATGGTGAGCGTGCTCGGCCGCCTGTTCGGGCTGCCGGCGAACGGGCTGTCGTACGCCGTCGTGTACGCCGTCCTCGCCGCCGCCACCGTCGCGGGCGCGGTGTACGGCTACCGCGTGCTGCTCGCGATGTCCCGGGTCCTCGCGGTCGGCATGACCGCGCTCCTCGCGCTCGGTGTGCTCGCCTACGCGCCGCACTTCACCACCGCCGCGCTCCCGCAGACCGGCGGCTATCTGCTGGGCTCGTTCTGGCCGACCTGGCTGCTGGCGGCGGTCGCGGCGGGCCTGTCCGGACCGATCGCGTTCATCACCCTGCTCGGCGACTACACGCGCTACATCTCCCCGTCCCGGCACTCCTCCCGTACGGTCCTGCACGCCACCTGGCTGGGCCTGATCGCCGGGCTGCTGGTCCCGCAGCTCTTCGGCACCTTCACGGCGTACGCGGCCCGCGCGGCCCTCGACTACGCGGGGCCGCTGGTCTCCGCCTCCCCCACCTGGTACCTGGTCCCGCTGCTGCTCGCCGCCTCCGCGGGGTCGGTCGGCAACGCGGGCCTGATGCTGTACTCCATGGGCCTGGACCTGGACGCGATCCTGCCGAAGGCCTCGCGCGCCCGCGCCACGCTCACGGTCGCCGTCGTCGCGACCGTCTGTGTCTTCGTCGGCCACTACGCCTGGAACGCGCAGTCCGCGATGACGTCCTTCGTCCTTCTCCTGACCGCCATCGGCACCCCGTGGGCGGTCATCACCCTCATCGGCTTCGCCCGCTGCCGCGGAATCTACGACCCGGACGCCCTCCAGGTCTTCAACCGCCGTTCCCGGGGCGGAATCTACTGGTACCGAGCCGGCTGGAACGTCCAGGCGACGGTGGCCTGGGCACTGGGCGCGTTCGCCGGCCTCCTCGCCGTCTCCCTCCCGTCGTACCAGGGACCGCTGCTGTCCCTCACCGGTGGAGTGGACTGCAGCTTCGTCCTGTCAGGGCTGGTCGGCGGCCTCGTGTACGTGGCCCTCTCGCCGAAGCGGGCGTCACACCGGGTCGAGGCCGGGCAGGAACTGGCTCGCGCCGAAAGCGGGCTTTAG
- the ureA gene encoding urease subunit gamma: MRLTPTERDRLLLFGAAELARARRARGLRLNVPEATALIADTVCEAARDGRRLAEAIAAARAVLGPDDVLPGVADVVTEVHVEAVFDDGSRLAVVSDPLGGGLGERAPGALLPGPEHAEPAAVVRLTVTNTATVPVSVTSHFHFFETNPRLDFPRAAAYGMRLAVPAGSSVRFGPGESAEVGLLPIGGERIAIGFAGLVDGPLDAPGAREEALRRAAACGYLGAGDTGDTGENEGAERR; this comes from the coding sequence ATGAGACTGACCCCCACGGAACGTGACCGGCTGCTGCTCTTCGGGGCCGCCGAGCTGGCCCGTGCCCGCCGGGCCCGGGGCCTCAGGCTGAACGTCCCCGAGGCGACCGCCCTCATCGCGGACACCGTGTGCGAGGCGGCCCGGGACGGGCGTCGGCTCGCCGAGGCGATCGCGGCGGCCCGGGCGGTGCTCGGCCCCGACGACGTCCTGCCGGGCGTCGCCGACGTCGTCACCGAGGTGCATGTCGAGGCCGTCTTCGACGACGGGTCCCGGCTCGCGGTCGTCAGCGACCCCCTCGGGGGTGGGCTGGGGGAGCGGGCGCCTGGCGCGCTGCTGCCGGGGCCGGAGCATGCCGAGCCCGCCGCGGTCGTCCGGCTGACCGTCACCAACACCGCGACCGTGCCCGTCTCCGTCACCTCGCACTTCCACTTCTTCGAGACCAATCCGCGGCTCGACTTCCCGCGGGCGGCGGCCTACGGGATGCGGCTCGCGGTCCCCGCCGGGTCCTCCGTGCGCTTCGGACCGGGGGAGAGCGCCGAGGTCGGGCTGCTGCCCATAGGCGGTGAGCGGATCGCCATCGGCTTCGCGGGACTGGTCGACGGGCCGCTGGACGCGCCCGGAGCCAGGGAGGAGGCCCTGCGCAGGGCCGCCGCCTGCGGGTACCTCGGGGCCGGGGACACCGGGGACACCGGGGAGAACGAGGGAGCTGAGCGGCGATGA
- a CDS encoding KamA family radical SAM protein translates to MDTSSRSSYPSPRFRAFTPRDLDGLLRRVSLPPAERLALRAVAAVLPFRTNAYVVDELIDWSAVPDDPIFRLTFPQAEMLPEPDLRQMAELLARDAPKADVLRAAHEIRMKLNPHPSGQLDANVPVHEGRRLTGLQHKYPETVLVFPRQGQTCHAYCTYCFRWPQFVGESDLRIATDDIGATSAYLRAHPEVTSALITGGDPMVMSTEVLRRYVEPLLEIESIQSVRIGTKSLAFWPYRFLTDRDADDVLRLFEKVVASGRHLALMAHFTHPQELRPPVVREAMRRVRDTGAVIRCQGPLVRGINDSAEAWAGLWNETTALGAVPYYQFVERDTGPQGYFGVPLARGHQIFRDAYAQVSGLARTVRGPVMSAMPGKVCVDGITEVAGEKVFVLHLIQARDPELVGRPFFAAYDENATWFSDLKPAFGASQFLPGLDPV, encoded by the coding sequence TTGGACACCAGCTCCCGGTCTTCGTACCCGAGCCCCCGCTTTCGCGCCTTCACGCCCCGTGACCTGGACGGCCTGCTGCGGCGCGTGTCCCTGCCGCCCGCCGAGCGACTCGCCCTGCGGGCCGTGGCGGCCGTCCTGCCGTTCCGTACGAACGCCTACGTGGTCGACGAGCTGATCGACTGGTCGGCCGTGCCCGACGACCCGATCTTCCGGCTGACGTTCCCGCAGGCCGAGATGTTGCCCGAGCCCGACCTCCGGCAGATGGCGGAGCTGCTGGCGCGGGACGCCCCGAAGGCCGACGTCCTGCGCGCGGCGCACGAGATCCGGATGAAGCTCAACCCGCATCCCTCCGGGCAGCTCGATGCCAACGTCCCCGTGCACGAGGGGCGGCGTCTCACCGGCCTCCAGCACAAGTACCCGGAAACGGTGCTGGTCTTCCCGCGCCAGGGCCAGACCTGCCATGCCTACTGCACGTACTGCTTCCGCTGGCCCCAGTTCGTCGGCGAGTCCGACCTGCGCATCGCCACCGACGACATCGGCGCCACGTCCGCCTATCTGCGCGCCCACCCGGAGGTCACCAGCGCGCTCATCACGGGTGGCGACCCGATGGTGATGAGCACCGAGGTGCTGCGCCGCTACGTCGAACCGCTCCTGGAGATCGAGTCGATCCAGTCGGTCCGCATCGGCACCAAGTCGCTCGCCTTCTGGCCGTACCGTTTCCTCACCGACCGCGATGCCGACGACGTGCTGCGCCTGTTCGAGAAGGTCGTCGCGAGCGGCCGCCACCTCGCGCTGATGGCCCACTTCACCCATCCCCAGGAGCTGCGGCCCCCGGTGGTGCGGGAGGCGATGCGCCGGGTGCGTGACACGGGTGCCGTGATCCGCTGCCAGGGGCCGCTGGTCAGGGGCATCAACGACAGCGCCGAGGCGTGGGCCGGGCTGTGGAACGAGACGACCGCGCTGGGGGCGGTGCCGTACTACCAGTTCGTGGAGCGGGACACCGGCCCGCAGGGCTACTTCGGGGTGCCGCTCGCCCGCGGTCACCAGATCTTCCGCGACGCCTACGCCCAGGTGTCCGGCCTCGCGCGGACCGTGCGCGGCCCGGTCATGTCGGCGATGCCGGGCAAGGTGTGCGTGGACGGGATCACGGAGGTGGCCGGTGAGAAGGTCTTCGTGCTCCATCTCATCCAGGCCCGCGACCCGGAGCTGGTGGGCCGCCCGTTCTTCGCCGCGTACGACGAGAACGCCACCTGGTTCAGCGACCTAAAGCCCGCTTTCGGCGCGAGCCAGTTCCTGCCCGGCCTCGACCCGGTGTGA
- a CDS encoding 3-isopropylmalate dehydrogenase: MSRSINLAVIPGDGIGQEVVAQGLKVLSAVLPQDVKLETKEFDFGAKRYHATGETLTEADLDALKQHDAILLGAIGDPSVPSGVLERGFLLKLRFAFDHHVNLRPSKLLPGVATPLAGQPEIDFVVVREGTEGPYTGNGGTIRKGTEHEVATEVSVNTAFGVERVVRDAFARAQARPRKKLTLVHKNNVLTFAGHLWTNVFNKVAEEFPEVTTDYIHVDAATIYLVTDPARFDVIVTDNLFGDIITDLAAAVSGGIGVAASGNINPSGEFPSMFEPVHGSAPDIAGQGKADPSATVLSVALLLRHLGYEAEAARIEDAVSADLAERVGKPARSTEEIGDALAVRVAG; the protein is encoded by the coding sequence ATGTCTCGCAGCATCAATCTCGCAGTGATCCCCGGTGACGGCATCGGCCAGGAGGTCGTGGCCCAGGGGCTGAAGGTGCTCTCCGCCGTCCTTCCGCAGGATGTGAAGCTGGAGACCAAGGAGTTCGACTTCGGGGCCAAGCGCTACCACGCCACCGGTGAGACCCTCACCGAGGCCGACCTCGACGCCCTCAAGCAGCACGACGCGATCCTGCTCGGCGCGATCGGTGACCCCTCGGTCCCGTCCGGAGTCCTGGAGCGCGGCTTCCTGCTCAAGCTCCGCTTCGCCTTCGACCACCACGTCAACCTGCGTCCGTCGAAGCTCCTTCCGGGTGTCGCCACCCCGCTGGCCGGCCAGCCGGAGATCGACTTCGTCGTGGTCCGCGAGGGCACCGAGGGCCCGTACACGGGCAACGGCGGCACGATCCGCAAGGGCACCGAGCACGAGGTCGCCACCGAGGTCTCCGTCAACACGGCCTTCGGCGTCGAGCGTGTCGTCCGTGACGCCTTCGCCCGCGCCCAGGCCCGCCCGCGCAAGAAGCTGACGCTGGTCCACAAGAACAACGTGCTGACCTTCGCCGGTCACCTCTGGACGAACGTCTTCAACAAGGTGGCCGAGGAGTTCCCCGAGGTCACCACGGACTACATCCACGTGGACGCCGCGACGATCTACCTCGTCACGGACCCCGCGCGCTTCGACGTGATCGTCACCGACAACCTCTTCGGCGACATCATCACCGACCTCGCCGCGGCTGTCTCCGGCGGCATCGGCGTCGCCGCGAGCGGGAACATCAACCCCTCCGGCGAATTCCCCTCGATGTTCGAGCCCGTGCACGGCTCGGCGCCCGACATCGCGGGCCAGGGCAAGGCCGACCCGAGCGCCACCGTCCTGTCCGTCGCCCTCCTGCTGCGCCACCTCGGCTACGAGGCCGAGGCCGCCCGCATCGAGGACGCCGTCTCGGCCGACCTCGCCGAGCGCGTGGGCAAGCCCGCCCGCAGCACCGAGGAAATCGGCGACGCGCTCGCCGTACGAGTAGCCGGCTGA
- a CDS encoding agmatine deiminase family protein — MTPAADGFRMPAEWTPHERTWMAWPGPNPTFDNPDDLAEARAAWAAVARAIRRFEPVTVVCGPGQSQAARALLGPDVDTVERELDDAWMRDIGPTFLTNGKGELAAVDWTFNGWGAQDWARWEHDAKIGAYVSDLAGAKTYASKLVNEGGAIHVDGEGTVLLTETVQLGPERNPDWTREQVEAEIHAHLGTRKAIWLPRGLTGDYPPYGFGTLGHVDIVAAFARPGVVVAHSQPDPAHPDHEVTKEVIGLLKAATDARGRRLEVVEVQAPTILEADGHWADHSYINHYLCNGGVVLCGFDDPRDELAAGIFRRLFPERTVTLVDARTIFAGGGGIHCITQQQPRI, encoded by the coding sequence ATGACCCCTGCCGCCGACGGTTTCCGGATGCCCGCCGAGTGGACCCCGCACGAGCGCACCTGGATGGCGTGGCCGGGCCCCAACCCCACCTTCGACAACCCCGACGACCTCGCCGAGGCGCGCGCGGCCTGGGCGGCGGTGGCGCGCGCGATCCGCCGGTTCGAACCGGTGACGGTCGTGTGCGGGCCGGGCCAGTCGCAGGCGGCCCGGGCGCTGCTCGGCCCGGACGTCGACACCGTCGAACGCGAACTCGACGACGCCTGGATGCGTGACATCGGCCCCACCTTCCTCACCAACGGAAAGGGCGAACTGGCCGCCGTGGACTGGACGTTCAACGGCTGGGGCGCCCAGGACTGGGCTCGCTGGGAGCACGACGCCAAGATCGGCGCGTATGTCTCGGACCTCGCGGGGGCGAAGACGTACGCCTCGAAGCTGGTCAACGAGGGCGGTGCGATCCACGTCGACGGCGAGGGCACCGTGCTCCTGACCGAGACCGTGCAGCTCGGCCCCGAGCGCAACCCCGACTGGACGCGCGAGCAGGTGGAGGCGGAGATCCACGCCCACCTCGGCACCCGCAAGGCGATCTGGCTGCCGCGCGGGCTGACCGGCGACTACCCCCCGTACGGCTTCGGCACGCTCGGCCATGTCGACATCGTGGCCGCCTTCGCCCGCCCCGGAGTCGTGGTCGCGCACTCCCAGCCGGACCCGGCGCACCCCGACCACGAGGTGACGAAGGAGGTCATCGGCCTGCTCAAGGCCGCGACCGATGCGCGCGGGCGCCGCCTGGAGGTCGTCGAGGTCCAGGCCCCGACGATCCTGGAGGCCGACGGCCACTGGGCCGACCACTCCTACATCAACCACTACCTCTGCAACGGCGGCGTGGTCCTGTGCGGCTTCGACGACCCGCGCGACGAGCTCGCGGCCGGCATCTTCCGACGGCTCTTCCCCGAGCGGACGGTGACACTGGTGGACGCACGTACGATCTTTGCCGGAGGCGGTGGCATCCACTGCATCACCCAGCAGCAGCCGAGGATCTGA